Proteins from one Diorhabda carinulata isolate Delta chromosome 10, icDioCari1.1, whole genome shotgun sequence genomic window:
- the LOC130899106 gene encoding serine/threonine-protein kinase tousled-like 2 isoform X8: protein MGKTYVLVYRFPGRCCILEMSAGSQIQMAPQSTVNTTQPVHSQDSNMSTGSSHSDKELDPNTPEKLPRTPSERKRKRKAEDSGGGGVGGPPVAKGAVRNQNTDKKINEYFKHSGNSHSPIRHGGAKSPSPQQPYAMLPPSPQQVGMSSPQVCNTAFEFYKQPLRVPPQTMVHKLIQTDLTCHRIQEFETQASSDLEMANTKIDELKRANEELRHQISTQQKSIDQHKQQVNKCIEVVKKLLKEKSSIEKKEARQKCMQNRLRLGQFVTQRVGATFQENWTDGHAFQELARRQEEITAEREEIDRQKKLLLKKRPSNNESGRKRNNSSALLNGTDSGFLKPDAVPGSFTLQEYYEADEILKLRQNALKKEDADLQLEMEKLERERNLHIRELKRIHNEDQSRFNNHPVLNDRYLLLMLLGKGGFSEVHKAFDLKEQRYVACKVHQLNKDWKEDKKANYIKHALREYNIHKALDHPRVVKLYDVFEIDANSFCTVLEYCDGHDLDFYLKQHKTIPEREARSIIMQVVSALKYLNEIKPPVIHYDLKPGNILLTEGNVCGEIKITDFGLSKVMDEENYNPDHGMDLTSQGAGTYWYLPPECFVVGKNPPKISSKVDVWSVGVIFYQCLYGKKPFGHNQSQATILEENTILKATEVQFANKPAVTNEAKSFIRSCLAYRKEDRIDVLSLARHEYLQPPMPKHSRLTSNQQQQQQQQQQQQQSASFSAGIFGAMNASSSS from the exons GTTCCTCTCACAGTGACAAAGAGCTGGATCCGAATACTCCCGAAAAATTACCCAGGACACCGAGCGAACGGAAGCGGAAACGGAAAGCGGAAGACAGCGGCGGAGGAGGTGTTGGTGGACCGCCGGTAGCTAAGGGGGCTGTGCGTAATCAAAATACcgataaaaaaatcaacgaaTACTTCAAACATTCGGGTAACAGTCATAGTCCAATAAGGCACGGCGGTGCGAAAAGTCCCTCACCTCAACAACCATACGCAATG TTACCACCTTCACCGCAACAAGTGGGGATGTCGTCCCCGCAAGTTTGTAATACAGCTTTTGAATTTTACAAACAACCCTTGAGGGTGCCACCTCAAACTATGGTACACAAATTGATACAG ACTGACCTAACATGTCATAGGATACAGGAGTTTGAAACTCAGGCGTCGTCCGATTTAGAAATGgcaaatacaaaaatagatgaattaaaaaGGGCCAACGAAGAACTGAGGCATCAGATATCGACGCAACAAAAATCTATAGACCAACACAAACAACAAGTGAATAAGTGTATAGAGGTTGTCAAAAAACTGCTCAAAGAAAAAAGTTCGATAGAGAAAAAGGAGGCGAGACAAAAGTGTATGCAAAATAGGTTAAGGTTAGGACAATTCGTTACGCAAAGGGTGGGGGCGACGTTCCAGGAAAATTGGACGGACGGGCACGCGTTCCAGGAATTGGCGag gcGGCAAGAAGAAATAACGGCGGAACGAGAAGAAATAGATAGACAGAAGAAATTATTGTTAAAGAAAAGGCCATCGAATAATGAAAGCGGtcgaaaaagaaataattctaGCGCTTTGTTAAACGGAACGGATTCCGGTTTTTTGAAACCGGACGCGGTACCGGGTTCGTTTACGTTACAGGAATATTACGAGGCCgacgaaatattaaaattaaggCAAAACGctttaaaaaaagaagacgCCGATCTCCAACTCGAAATGGAGAAATTAGAAAGGGAACGTAATTTGCATATTAGAGAATTGAAACGTATCCACAACGAGGACCAGAGTAGGTTTAATAATCATCCAGTACTCAATGACAG gTATCTACTGTTGATGTTATTGGGTAAAGGGGGGTTCAGCGAAGTGCACAAGGCGTTTGATCTCAAAGAACAACGGTACGTCGCCTGCAAGGTGCATCAGCTCAATAAGGACTGGAAGGAAGATAAGAAAGCCAACTATATAAA acacGCGTTAAGGGAGTACAATATACATAAGGCGTTAGATCATCCGCGAGTAGTTAAATTATACGATGTGTTTGAAATAGACGCAAATTCATTTTGTACCGTACTAGAATACTGTGATGGACACGATCTTGATTTTTATCTAAAGCAG CATAAAACGATACCCGAAAGGGAGGCGAGATCGATAATAATGCAGGTCGTGTCTGCCTTGAAGTACCTGAATGAGATTAAACCTCCTGTGATCCATTACGATCTGAAACCGGGTAATATCCTGCTGACTGAAGGTAACGTTTGTGGCGAAATCAAAATAACCGATTTCGGTTTAAGTAAAGTGATGGACGAAGAAAATTACAACCCCGATCACGGTATGGATTTGACGTCACAAGGCGCCGGCACGTATTG GTATCTTCCTCCGGAATGTTTTGTAGTGGGCAAGAATCCTCCGAAGATATCATCAAAGGTGGACGTATGGAGCGTAGGCGTGATATTTTATCAGTGTCTGTACGGTAAAAAACCTTTCGGACACAATCAGTCGCAAGCGAccattttagaagaaaatacgATATTGAAAGCGACCGAAGTGCAGTTCGCAAACAAACCGGCGGTTACAAATGAAGCGAAAAGTTTTATTCGTAGCTGTCTGGCTTATAGAAAGGAGGATCGCATCGATGTCCTTTCGCTGGCGAGACACGAATACCTCCAACCGCCCATGCCTAAACATTCGAGATTAACATCGAATCAACAGCAACAACAACAGCAAcagcaacaacaacaacaatcgGCATCGTTTTCGGCGGGTATATTCGGAGCAATGAATGCGTCGTCGTCGTCTTAG
- the LOC130899106 gene encoding serine/threonine-protein kinase tousled-like 2 isoform X10 yields MLLSGLHQIHMSAGSQIQMAPQSTVNTTQPVHSQDSNMSTGSSHSDKELDPNTPEKLPRTPSERKRKRKAEDSGGGGVGGPPVAKGAVRNQNTDKKINEYFKHSGNSHSPIRHGGAKSPSPQQPYAMLPPSPQQVGMSSPQVCNTAFEFYKQPLRVPPQTMVHKLIQTDLTCHRIQEFETQASSDLEMANTKIDELKRANEELRHQISTQQKSIDQHKQQVNKCIEVVKKLLKEKSSIEKKEARQKCMQNRLRLGQFVTQRVGATFQENWTDGHAFQELARRQEEITAEREEIDRQKKLLLKKRPSNNESGRKRNNSSALLNGTDSGFLKPDAVPGSFTLQEYYEADEILKLRQNALKKEDADLQLEMEKLERERNLHIRELKRIHNEDQSRFNNHPVLNDRYLLLMLLGKGGFSEVHKAFDLKEQRYVACKVHQLNKDWKEDKKANYIKHALREYNIHKALDHPRVVKLYDVFEIDANSFCTVLEYCDGHDLDFYLKQHKTIPEREARSIIMQVVSALKYLNEIKPPVIHYDLKPGNILLTEGNVCGEIKITDFGLSKVMDEENYNPDHGMDLTSQGAGTYWYLPPECFVVGKNPPKISSKVDVWSVGVIFYQCLYGKKPFGHNQSQATILEENTILKATEVQFANKPAVTNEAKSFIRSCLAYRKEDRIDVLSLARHEYLQPPMPKHSRLTSNQQQQQQQQQQQQQSASFSAGIFGAMNASSSS; encoded by the exons GTTCCTCTCACAGTGACAAAGAGCTGGATCCGAATACTCCCGAAAAATTACCCAGGACACCGAGCGAACGGAAGCGGAAACGGAAAGCGGAAGACAGCGGCGGAGGAGGTGTTGGTGGACCGCCGGTAGCTAAGGGGGCTGTGCGTAATCAAAATACcgataaaaaaatcaacgaaTACTTCAAACATTCGGGTAACAGTCATAGTCCAATAAGGCACGGCGGTGCGAAAAGTCCCTCACCTCAACAACCATACGCAATG TTACCACCTTCACCGCAACAAGTGGGGATGTCGTCCCCGCAAGTTTGTAATACAGCTTTTGAATTTTACAAACAACCCTTGAGGGTGCCACCTCAAACTATGGTACACAAATTGATACAG ACTGACCTAACATGTCATAGGATACAGGAGTTTGAAACTCAGGCGTCGTCCGATTTAGAAATGgcaaatacaaaaatagatgaattaaaaaGGGCCAACGAAGAACTGAGGCATCAGATATCGACGCAACAAAAATCTATAGACCAACACAAACAACAAGTGAATAAGTGTATAGAGGTTGTCAAAAAACTGCTCAAAGAAAAAAGTTCGATAGAGAAAAAGGAGGCGAGACAAAAGTGTATGCAAAATAGGTTAAGGTTAGGACAATTCGTTACGCAAAGGGTGGGGGCGACGTTCCAGGAAAATTGGACGGACGGGCACGCGTTCCAGGAATTGGCGag gcGGCAAGAAGAAATAACGGCGGAACGAGAAGAAATAGATAGACAGAAGAAATTATTGTTAAAGAAAAGGCCATCGAATAATGAAAGCGGtcgaaaaagaaataattctaGCGCTTTGTTAAACGGAACGGATTCCGGTTTTTTGAAACCGGACGCGGTACCGGGTTCGTTTACGTTACAGGAATATTACGAGGCCgacgaaatattaaaattaaggCAAAACGctttaaaaaaagaagacgCCGATCTCCAACTCGAAATGGAGAAATTAGAAAGGGAACGTAATTTGCATATTAGAGAATTGAAACGTATCCACAACGAGGACCAGAGTAGGTTTAATAATCATCCAGTACTCAATGACAG gTATCTACTGTTGATGTTATTGGGTAAAGGGGGGTTCAGCGAAGTGCACAAGGCGTTTGATCTCAAAGAACAACGGTACGTCGCCTGCAAGGTGCATCAGCTCAATAAGGACTGGAAGGAAGATAAGAAAGCCAACTATATAAA acacGCGTTAAGGGAGTACAATATACATAAGGCGTTAGATCATCCGCGAGTAGTTAAATTATACGATGTGTTTGAAATAGACGCAAATTCATTTTGTACCGTACTAGAATACTGTGATGGACACGATCTTGATTTTTATCTAAAGCAG CATAAAACGATACCCGAAAGGGAGGCGAGATCGATAATAATGCAGGTCGTGTCTGCCTTGAAGTACCTGAATGAGATTAAACCTCCTGTGATCCATTACGATCTGAAACCGGGTAATATCCTGCTGACTGAAGGTAACGTTTGTGGCGAAATCAAAATAACCGATTTCGGTTTAAGTAAAGTGATGGACGAAGAAAATTACAACCCCGATCACGGTATGGATTTGACGTCACAAGGCGCCGGCACGTATTG GTATCTTCCTCCGGAATGTTTTGTAGTGGGCAAGAATCCTCCGAAGATATCATCAAAGGTGGACGTATGGAGCGTAGGCGTGATATTTTATCAGTGTCTGTACGGTAAAAAACCTTTCGGACACAATCAGTCGCAAGCGAccattttagaagaaaatacgATATTGAAAGCGACCGAAGTGCAGTTCGCAAACAAACCGGCGGTTACAAATGAAGCGAAAAGTTTTATTCGTAGCTGTCTGGCTTATAGAAAGGAGGATCGCATCGATGTCCTTTCGCTGGCGAGACACGAATACCTCCAACCGCCCATGCCTAAACATTCGAGATTAACATCGAATCAACAGCAACAACAACAGCAAcagcaacaacaacaacaatcgGCATCGTTTTCGGCGGGTATATTCGGAGCAATGAATGCGTCGTCGTCGTCTTAG
- the LOC130899106 gene encoding serine/threonine-protein kinase tousled-like 2 isoform X6: protein MLYFRGAGVKMEHFQAALDPRKQELLEARFLGARMSAGSQIQMAPQSTVNTTQPVHSQDSNMSTGSSHSDKELDPNTPEKLPRTPSERKRKRKAEDSGGGGVGGPPVAKGAVRNQNTDKKINEYFKHSGNSHSPIRHGGAKSPSPQQPYAMLPPSPQQVGMSSPQVCNTAFEFYKQPLRVPPQTMVHKLIQTDLTCHRIQEFETQASSDLEMANTKIDELKRANEELRHQISTQQKSIDQHKQQVNKCIEVVKKLLKEKSSIEKKEARQKCMQNRLRLGQFVTQRVGATFQENWTDGHAFQELARRQEEITAEREEIDRQKKLLLKKRPSNNESGRKRNNSSALLNGTDSGFLKPDAVPGSFTLQEYYEADEILKLRQNALKKEDADLQLEMEKLERERNLHIRELKRIHNEDQSRFNNHPVLNDRYLLLMLLGKGGFSEVHKAFDLKEQRYVACKVHQLNKDWKEDKKANYIKHALREYNIHKALDHPRVVKLYDVFEIDANSFCTVLEYCDGHDLDFYLKQHKTIPEREARSIIMQVVSALKYLNEIKPPVIHYDLKPGNILLTEGNVCGEIKITDFGLSKVMDEENYNPDHGMDLTSQGAGTYWYLPPECFVVGKNPPKISSKVDVWSVGVIFYQCLYGKKPFGHNQSQATILEENTILKATEVQFANKPAVTNEAKSFIRSCLAYRKEDRIDVLSLARHEYLQPPMPKHSRLTSNQQQQQQQQQQQQQSASFSAGIFGAMNASSSS, encoded by the exons GTTCCTCTCACAGTGACAAAGAGCTGGATCCGAATACTCCCGAAAAATTACCCAGGACACCGAGCGAACGGAAGCGGAAACGGAAAGCGGAAGACAGCGGCGGAGGAGGTGTTGGTGGACCGCCGGTAGCTAAGGGGGCTGTGCGTAATCAAAATACcgataaaaaaatcaacgaaTACTTCAAACATTCGGGTAACAGTCATAGTCCAATAAGGCACGGCGGTGCGAAAAGTCCCTCACCTCAACAACCATACGCAATG TTACCACCTTCACCGCAACAAGTGGGGATGTCGTCCCCGCAAGTTTGTAATACAGCTTTTGAATTTTACAAACAACCCTTGAGGGTGCCACCTCAAACTATGGTACACAAATTGATACAG ACTGACCTAACATGTCATAGGATACAGGAGTTTGAAACTCAGGCGTCGTCCGATTTAGAAATGgcaaatacaaaaatagatgaattaaaaaGGGCCAACGAAGAACTGAGGCATCAGATATCGACGCAACAAAAATCTATAGACCAACACAAACAACAAGTGAATAAGTGTATAGAGGTTGTCAAAAAACTGCTCAAAGAAAAAAGTTCGATAGAGAAAAAGGAGGCGAGACAAAAGTGTATGCAAAATAGGTTAAGGTTAGGACAATTCGTTACGCAAAGGGTGGGGGCGACGTTCCAGGAAAATTGGACGGACGGGCACGCGTTCCAGGAATTGGCGag gcGGCAAGAAGAAATAACGGCGGAACGAGAAGAAATAGATAGACAGAAGAAATTATTGTTAAAGAAAAGGCCATCGAATAATGAAAGCGGtcgaaaaagaaataattctaGCGCTTTGTTAAACGGAACGGATTCCGGTTTTTTGAAACCGGACGCGGTACCGGGTTCGTTTACGTTACAGGAATATTACGAGGCCgacgaaatattaaaattaaggCAAAACGctttaaaaaaagaagacgCCGATCTCCAACTCGAAATGGAGAAATTAGAAAGGGAACGTAATTTGCATATTAGAGAATTGAAACGTATCCACAACGAGGACCAGAGTAGGTTTAATAATCATCCAGTACTCAATGACAG gTATCTACTGTTGATGTTATTGGGTAAAGGGGGGTTCAGCGAAGTGCACAAGGCGTTTGATCTCAAAGAACAACGGTACGTCGCCTGCAAGGTGCATCAGCTCAATAAGGACTGGAAGGAAGATAAGAAAGCCAACTATATAAA acacGCGTTAAGGGAGTACAATATACATAAGGCGTTAGATCATCCGCGAGTAGTTAAATTATACGATGTGTTTGAAATAGACGCAAATTCATTTTGTACCGTACTAGAATACTGTGATGGACACGATCTTGATTTTTATCTAAAGCAG CATAAAACGATACCCGAAAGGGAGGCGAGATCGATAATAATGCAGGTCGTGTCTGCCTTGAAGTACCTGAATGAGATTAAACCTCCTGTGATCCATTACGATCTGAAACCGGGTAATATCCTGCTGACTGAAGGTAACGTTTGTGGCGAAATCAAAATAACCGATTTCGGTTTAAGTAAAGTGATGGACGAAGAAAATTACAACCCCGATCACGGTATGGATTTGACGTCACAAGGCGCCGGCACGTATTG GTATCTTCCTCCGGAATGTTTTGTAGTGGGCAAGAATCCTCCGAAGATATCATCAAAGGTGGACGTATGGAGCGTAGGCGTGATATTTTATCAGTGTCTGTACGGTAAAAAACCTTTCGGACACAATCAGTCGCAAGCGAccattttagaagaaaatacgATATTGAAAGCGACCGAAGTGCAGTTCGCAAACAAACCGGCGGTTACAAATGAAGCGAAAAGTTTTATTCGTAGCTGTCTGGCTTATAGAAAGGAGGATCGCATCGATGTCCTTTCGCTGGCGAGACACGAATACCTCCAACCGCCCATGCCTAAACATTCGAGATTAACATCGAATCAACAGCAACAACAACAGCAAcagcaacaacaacaacaatcgGCATCGTTTTCGGCGGGTATATTCGGAGCAATGAATGCGTCGTCGTCGTCTTAG
- the LOC130899106 gene encoding serine/threonine-protein kinase tousled-like 2 isoform X7, translating into MEGLLQALLVQRYCYNFGYQMSAGSQIQMAPQSTVNTTQPVHSQDSNMSTGSSHSDKELDPNTPEKLPRTPSERKRKRKAEDSGGGGVGGPPVAKGAVRNQNTDKKINEYFKHSGNSHSPIRHGGAKSPSPQQPYAMLPPSPQQVGMSSPQVCNTAFEFYKQPLRVPPQTMVHKLIQTDLTCHRIQEFETQASSDLEMANTKIDELKRANEELRHQISTQQKSIDQHKQQVNKCIEVVKKLLKEKSSIEKKEARQKCMQNRLRLGQFVTQRVGATFQENWTDGHAFQELARRQEEITAEREEIDRQKKLLLKKRPSNNESGRKRNNSSALLNGTDSGFLKPDAVPGSFTLQEYYEADEILKLRQNALKKEDADLQLEMEKLERERNLHIRELKRIHNEDQSRFNNHPVLNDRYLLLMLLGKGGFSEVHKAFDLKEQRYVACKVHQLNKDWKEDKKANYIKHALREYNIHKALDHPRVVKLYDVFEIDANSFCTVLEYCDGHDLDFYLKQHKTIPEREARSIIMQVVSALKYLNEIKPPVIHYDLKPGNILLTEGNVCGEIKITDFGLSKVMDEENYNPDHGMDLTSQGAGTYWYLPPECFVVGKNPPKISSKVDVWSVGVIFYQCLYGKKPFGHNQSQATILEENTILKATEVQFANKPAVTNEAKSFIRSCLAYRKEDRIDVLSLARHEYLQPPMPKHSRLTSNQQQQQQQQQQQQQSASFSAGIFGAMNASSSS; encoded by the exons GTTCCTCTCACAGTGACAAAGAGCTGGATCCGAATACTCCCGAAAAATTACCCAGGACACCGAGCGAACGGAAGCGGAAACGGAAAGCGGAAGACAGCGGCGGAGGAGGTGTTGGTGGACCGCCGGTAGCTAAGGGGGCTGTGCGTAATCAAAATACcgataaaaaaatcaacgaaTACTTCAAACATTCGGGTAACAGTCATAGTCCAATAAGGCACGGCGGTGCGAAAAGTCCCTCACCTCAACAACCATACGCAATG TTACCACCTTCACCGCAACAAGTGGGGATGTCGTCCCCGCAAGTTTGTAATACAGCTTTTGAATTTTACAAACAACCCTTGAGGGTGCCACCTCAAACTATGGTACACAAATTGATACAG ACTGACCTAACATGTCATAGGATACAGGAGTTTGAAACTCAGGCGTCGTCCGATTTAGAAATGgcaaatacaaaaatagatgaattaaaaaGGGCCAACGAAGAACTGAGGCATCAGATATCGACGCAACAAAAATCTATAGACCAACACAAACAACAAGTGAATAAGTGTATAGAGGTTGTCAAAAAACTGCTCAAAGAAAAAAGTTCGATAGAGAAAAAGGAGGCGAGACAAAAGTGTATGCAAAATAGGTTAAGGTTAGGACAATTCGTTACGCAAAGGGTGGGGGCGACGTTCCAGGAAAATTGGACGGACGGGCACGCGTTCCAGGAATTGGCGag gcGGCAAGAAGAAATAACGGCGGAACGAGAAGAAATAGATAGACAGAAGAAATTATTGTTAAAGAAAAGGCCATCGAATAATGAAAGCGGtcgaaaaagaaataattctaGCGCTTTGTTAAACGGAACGGATTCCGGTTTTTTGAAACCGGACGCGGTACCGGGTTCGTTTACGTTACAGGAATATTACGAGGCCgacgaaatattaaaattaaggCAAAACGctttaaaaaaagaagacgCCGATCTCCAACTCGAAATGGAGAAATTAGAAAGGGAACGTAATTTGCATATTAGAGAATTGAAACGTATCCACAACGAGGACCAGAGTAGGTTTAATAATCATCCAGTACTCAATGACAG gTATCTACTGTTGATGTTATTGGGTAAAGGGGGGTTCAGCGAAGTGCACAAGGCGTTTGATCTCAAAGAACAACGGTACGTCGCCTGCAAGGTGCATCAGCTCAATAAGGACTGGAAGGAAGATAAGAAAGCCAACTATATAAA acacGCGTTAAGGGAGTACAATATACATAAGGCGTTAGATCATCCGCGAGTAGTTAAATTATACGATGTGTTTGAAATAGACGCAAATTCATTTTGTACCGTACTAGAATACTGTGATGGACACGATCTTGATTTTTATCTAAAGCAG CATAAAACGATACCCGAAAGGGAGGCGAGATCGATAATAATGCAGGTCGTGTCTGCCTTGAAGTACCTGAATGAGATTAAACCTCCTGTGATCCATTACGATCTGAAACCGGGTAATATCCTGCTGACTGAAGGTAACGTTTGTGGCGAAATCAAAATAACCGATTTCGGTTTAAGTAAAGTGATGGACGAAGAAAATTACAACCCCGATCACGGTATGGATTTGACGTCACAAGGCGCCGGCACGTATTG GTATCTTCCTCCGGAATGTTTTGTAGTGGGCAAGAATCCTCCGAAGATATCATCAAAGGTGGACGTATGGAGCGTAGGCGTGATATTTTATCAGTGTCTGTACGGTAAAAAACCTTTCGGACACAATCAGTCGCAAGCGAccattttagaagaaaatacgATATTGAAAGCGACCGAAGTGCAGTTCGCAAACAAACCGGCGGTTACAAATGAAGCGAAAAGTTTTATTCGTAGCTGTCTGGCTTATAGAAAGGAGGATCGCATCGATGTCCTTTCGCTGGCGAGACACGAATACCTCCAACCGCCCATGCCTAAACATTCGAGATTAACATCGAATCAACAGCAACAACAACAGCAAcagcaacaacaacaacaatcgGCATCGTTTTCGGCGGGTATATTCGGAGCAATGAATGCGTCGTCGTCGTCTTAG